The nucleotide window CGGTGACCGTTGCCGCCAAAGTGACGGCAGAGAAGCTCAGGGCCGACAGTCCCATGAGCCCAAGTCTCAGCAGGCTTCTCGACATTAGAGTTCCTCCCTCTCACGCTTCGTTGTTCTGAATTCTTCTTGTCGAAGCCGGGCGCTTTGCGCTTCCGGTACGCACAACATCGCGGCCGCCAACAAGGCGACAGCACAGCTCGGAAGCGCATTTTCTTATTAGTCCCGCTGGGTACGCAGGGAAAACCTCTGGACGCAAAGCCCCGAGCTGCTCACGTCAAATACGTGAATGCAAAAAGGTCGCACGGCGCAGGGGTCCTGTCAAAAGGGTTTTCCCCGACGGGATTGTCGGCTCACCGCTGCCGCCCTCCCCCCTGTCGTTTCCGCGCCGGCTCGCGATCCACAAAGCCCGCCGACGCGGTATTCGCTCTCGATGATTATGTGCGGGGGTCGCACGCAGCCTTGGTAGCGGGAGGGAGAATCGACCCCCGACTCGAACAATCCGGTTCTGGTTCTGCAGCTAGCGGTACCCTACGGCGGCGGACAGAACAGATTGTCCGTTTTGCTCGCCCAATGGAAAAGTCGTGCAGCAATCCAGCCGTGCGACATACGACCACAAAAACGTCGCACGAGACCCGTTTTGTTCTCCGCGACCTATTGGGGAGGAATGCTTTCGCGATGGTGGGCGCACCAGGGCTCGAACCTGGGACCCGCTGATTAAGAGTCAGCTGCTCTACCAACTGAGCTATGCGCCCGGATCTTGGTCCGGAAGGTCCTTTGCAAGAGGGCGTCGTTTAGCAAAGCGACCTCCAGATGTCCAGCAAGCCGGAGCAAGTTTTCCCGGGCTTTGGCGGCTCCCCGCTATGGCAAAAAGCCGCTGGATTTCAGCGGCTTCCGGCCGAAGCCGGGGCCAGGCCGCGTCAGAGCCGTTCGGGGCCGCCCCGGGCCGGTCCGTCGTCCCGGTCATAACGGTCCCGGCCGTAGCCGTGATGCCGGCCAAAGTCGCGGTCCCTGCCCATTTCGCGCTCGAACCGGTGATGGCGCCAGCCTTCCCTGCCCCCGATCCGGTCCATGTGGGTCAGGACGGCAAGCCGGCGCTTCTGGCTGTCATCCAGGGTCTTGTAGAGCGGGTCGGCCACGTCGGCGATCTTCTTCATCGCGGTCGCCATGGCCCCCATGTTCTCGGCCCGGTCGCGCAGCCGCGATACCGGATCGTCCGGCTTCTGCTGGCTGGAATCGTCCCGTGCCGCGTTCATCCGCGCATTGGCGCGATCGATTTTGAGCTTGGCAAACTCCCGGACCGCGGCCTCGACCGGCGGCCACAGCTTTTCCTGGTCGGCCGTCAATTTAAGGCCGGCATGGACGGCTGCGATCCGCGCGTCGGCGTACGCCGCCCGGTCCTCCGGGCTCATCCGCATATGGCCGTAGCCCCAATGGCGGTGCTGGGCATAGACGGCGGTCGAGCCGGCAATGGCAAGGACCGCGACGGCGGCGATGGTGAATTTCCTCATGCGAACCTCCTTGAAAGGTTGCATGAAGATGAGCCTGCGTCAGTCGGCGTTCAACTTAAGGATTGGCAAGGGAGGCTTCCCTTACCAAGATGTAATGTGACACCGTTTGATCCACCGCAATGCGATATGGCTACAGCATCCCCAACGCGCGAGGCAGCCACAGCGAGATTTCCGGCACGTAGGTGACGATGCCGAGGAAGATCAGCATGGTCAGAAGCCATGGCCACACCGCGATCGTCAGCTCGGTGATGCCCATCTTGGCGATGCCGGAGGCGACGTAGAGGTTGAGTCCGACCGGCGGATGGCACATGCCTACTTCCATGTTGACGACCATCAGGATGCCCAAATGCACCGGATGGATGCCGAGCTTGACCGCCACCGGAAACAGGATCGGCGCCATGATCAGCACGATCGAGGACGGCTCCATGAAGTTGCCGGCGAGCAGCAGCAGCACGTTGACGATAAGAAGGAAGATGATCCAGTTGACGCCGACCGAGGTGATCCAGTTTGCGATGTGCTGCGGAATGTTTTCGTTCGCCATCAGGAATGAGAACAGCACCGCATTGGTGATGATGTAGAGGATCATCGCGCTCATATTGGCCGAGCCGAGCAGCACCTTCGGCACGTCCCTGAGCGACATGTCGCGATAGACGAACACCGCAATCACGAAGGCGTAGACCGCACTGATCGCGGCCGCCTCGGTCGGCGTGAAAATGCCGGCATAGATGCCGCCGAGCACGATCACGATCAGCAGCAATCCCCACATGCATTTGCGGAACGCCGTGAAGCGTTCGCCCCAGCTCGCGCGCTGCAGCCGCGGATAATCGTTCCTCCAGGCGCGGTAGAAGGTTGTCACCCCAAGCAGCGTGGCCATCATCATGCCGGGAATGACGCCTGCGATGAACATCTGGCCAACGGATGCCGATGACACCCGCTGGCCAGCGGGATCGAGCGCGATGCTGCCACCGGTCGCCACGCAATAGATCACCATCACGATCGAGGGCGGGATCAGGATACCGAGCGCGCCTGATGTTGTGATGACGCCGGCACCGAAGCGCCTCGGGAATCCCTGCTTGACCATCGCCGGCAGCATGATCGCGCCGATCGCGATCACAGTCGCCGGCGACGAACCGGACACGGCGGCAAACAGCGCGCAAGCCATCACGCCGGCAAGCCCAAGGCCGCCATACCAGTGTCCGACCATCGAGGTCGCAAAATCGATCATGCGTCTCGCGACACCGCCATGGGTCAGGAAATTTCCCGCGAGGATGAAGAACGGGATAGCCATGATCTCGAAATTGTCGATGCCGGTGAACAGCTTCAGAGCCACCGACTCGGTCGGCACGTTCGTCATCGTGTAGATGACGGTGAGCACCGTCAGACCCAGCGCGATCGAGATCGGCATGCCGGTCAGCATCAGCAGGATCAGCAGTCCGAAGATGATGAATGAGGTCATCGAGTCACCTCCGCGGCGCCCGCGCCGGGCGCCTCGACGTCGACGCCCTCGACATGGGCGTGGTCATGGTGCGGAAGATCGCCCGTGAAGAAGTAGCGATACGCGACCTGCAGGAAGCGGAAGCACATCAGGTAGGAGCCGAGCGGAATACAGAGGTAGACGAACCAGCTCGGGATCTCGAGGTCGGGCGACACCTGGTCGGTGTAGTAAAGCCCGTAGACGAAATGCGCGCCCATGGTGCCGATGACGGCAGTGAAGAAGGCCCCGCAAAGCAGTCCGAACAGCACGATCGCGTTCTTCCAGGGCGGCCTGACCTGGTTGACCACGACGTCGACGCCGACATGGATGCCGGTGCGGACGCCATAGGCGGCGCCGAACTTGGCGACCCACACGAACATGTAGATGCAGAGCTCCTGCGCCCAGGACAGGTTGATCGGGAACAGGATCGGAAAGAGGAAGGGAACGCCGAGCAGATAGCGATGGCAGACGGCGAGGAAGATGATGAAGGTCGCGAGCGCCATCAGCGTCGCGATCAATATCTCCTCAAGCCGATCGAGGATGCGAAGCAGTATCAATGTCCCCCCTTCAGGTCAGGCTTTTACGACGCCTCACCTTCCTTCGCGGCCGTGTGTTGCCGAGCCCCGACATACAAAGGGCTTCCGTGCCTTGGCACGGAAGCCCGACAACGTCGTCTCAGTTGGTTGCGCCCTTGGCTTCCTTCATGAACTCGTCGATCACCCCCTGGCCGACACGGCCGGCGACGTCCTTGTAGACTGACTCCATCGCCTTGCGCATGGCCGAGTCCTGCTCCGGCGTCAGCTTGATGATCTCGCTCTTGCCGGACTTGACGATCTCGGCGAGCGCGTCGTCGTTTTCCTTCTGCGACTGACCGTTGCCGTAGGCGGTGGCTTCCTTCATCGCCTTCTCGCACTGGGCGCGGATGTCAGCCGGCAGGCCATCCCAGAACTTCTTGTTCACGACCACAATGTAGCCGATATAGCCGTGATTGGTGTTGGTGATGTACTTCTGCACCTCGTGCATCTTCTGGGTATAGATGTTCGACCAGGTGTTCTCCTGTCCGTCGACGACGCCCGTCTGCAGCGCCTGGTAGACTTCCGAGAACGCCATCACCTGCGGGACCACGCCGAGGCCACGGAACTGAGCTTCCAGAACCTTCGAGGACTGGATGCGGAATTTCAGGCCGCGATAGTCGGCCGGCGAAATGAGCTTCTTGTTGGCGCTCATCTGCTTGAAGCCGTTATCCCAGTAGGCGAGACCGGTCATACCCTTCGGCTCGAGCAGCTTGAGCAGCCTGGTACCCAGCGGTCCGTCGGTGACCTTACGCACCGTGGCGAGGTCGGGCAGGATGTAGGGAAGATCGAACACCTCGAATTCCTTGACGCCGATCGGGCCGAACTTGGCGTTCGAGGGCGCCAGCATCTGCACCGCGCCGAGCTGCAGCGCCTCGAGCTCTTCCTTGTCCTTGTAGAGCTGAGAGTTCGGGTAGACTTCGACTTTGACTTTGCCCTCGGTATATTTCTCGGCCAATTCCTTGAATTTCTCCGCCGCGAGCCCCTTCGGCGTGTTGGTCGCCACCACGTGGCTGAATTTGATCACGATCGGCGACTGAGCCGCGGCCGGTCCGATCAGAGTCAACGCCGCGATCGATGCCGCGGCCAAAATCAGTTTGCGCATATATCCTCCCAATTTTTTGCAGAACGCGAACGGCACGGTTCCGCGGCTTGCATGCCAGTTGCACCAATACAGATAAGCTGGCCAAATTGCCATTGCCCGTTAGCAGGGACTGCCTCCCAGGACTTGCTGCGCTGCAAAAAAATGGCTTTCCCGTAGGATGGGTTTCGCTTCGCTCTACCCATCCTACTCAGACCGTCATCCCCGCGAAGGAGCCTGTGAAGGAATTGAGCTTAATGGGGGATGGTTGCCGCCACCGATATCGCGGCGGCGTTTGGTGGGCCGATCGGTTGATGCGGTTACCTCACTGGCTCTCTCCGGTGAACTCTGGTCACGTGGGTCTGCCTCGCAGGCGGTGCGCTGCCAGCAGGTTATTGGCGAGCGCATGCCAGAGCGCCACTGCCGCGGCCTTGATCAGGCCACGCACCGGAATGAAGCCGAAGCCGTGGTTTTTGAGGTTGGCGTTGATCCGCTCGATGAGCTTGCGCCGTGCGTACACGTCGGTGCCAGCCTGCGTCGCCATCCGACTGCGCCACTCTTTGACACTGTCAGGCTCGCGGGCCCGCTCTCTGGTCCGCCTGACAAGCGTCTCGGGTTTGACATCCTGACGGTCTGAAGGTGGCGGCGTATAGACCTTCACCGGTCCGGCGGCGTGCTCCGACAGAGTGGCGATGTCCTCGGCAGTCGCGTAACGGGTGTCGATGAGAAGCGTCTGTGGTGCTTTGCCGTAGCGCTTCACCAACTGATCCACCATCGGCATCGCCAAGCCGGCATCGTTGCGCCGATCCGTCATCTCTACTGCGACAATGATGCCTGGCCGGGGCACCACCGCGATCTGTGCATTATAGGCCGGACGAATGGCCCCGTCCGGAAAGCGCATCGAGCGCGCCTGCGGATCACTCAGCGAGACTTTCGGCTCAGACTTCTTCGCCTCGTCCTTGGCATGGGTCTTTTCTCGTTTCGCCTTCTCCGCTCGCATCCGCTCAAGCGCTGCCCGCGCGCGTGCAGCGCTTTCCTTCACTTCCCGAGACCCTCGCTCCTGCGCCGCCCGCTTGCGGCGCGAAGACGCCTCCGGATCGCTTTCGGTTTCCGCCTTGAGCGCCGCAAGCCGCCGCTCCACGGCAGCCTCAATACGATCAAGCCTGCTGCCGCTCTTGAACGATTCACGGCTGGCATTCGCTCGAACCTTGGTGCCGTCCACCGCAATCTCGGCCAGCGACACCACCCCTTCGGCAATCAACGCCGTCACGCTCTCCGTCAGGAGCCGATCGAGAACCTCCACATGCGCAACCCGGAAGTCCGCAAGCCCGTGGTAGTTGAGCGGTACCCCACCGGCGATCCAGCGGTACGCCGGATCATGCCGTGCAAGCCGTTCAAGTTGCCGAGCCGAACCTACTCCTTCGATCGTCGCATAGAGCCAAAGCGCCAACAGAACCGCCGGATCCGGCGGCGGGCGTCCAGGTTCCCCTTCACGGGCCTTGATCGCCTCGTAAAGCCGCGAAAGGTCCAAGCTCTCCACAAAACTCACCACAATACGGGCGCGATGGTCGCTCGGAACCAGAGCTTCCAAATCCACAAAGTCCCACTGCGTCTGCGTCCGATCAGCCCGAATAAACCGTGCGTCACTGGTCATCGAATAACCCCGTTCGATGCCAGTGAATCACAGCGCAACCGGCTGCTCAATCCTATTCCCTCACAGGCTCGAAGGCGGGGATCCAGTACGCCGCGGCTTATCGGTTCTATCACTGGCGCCTCTGGGATACTGGGTCACCCGCCTTCGCGGGTGACGACAACTGAATATGAGGCGACATTCTCGCGACGCATCTCGCCCGAGGTTTGCATATCTTTTGCCCTCCTCGATATTAGAGGGCGCAGGGAAGACCGAGTGCTGGCTGCACCCGCGGTCTCGTGTGCCGTTGCGCAAAACAAAACGCACACGAGCATACAGGTACAGCGGGAGCATCCCGGCCTTCCCTGCGCAATGGCCTTACGGCTTACTTCGTGCTCTTCCCGGAGAACGGCTCTTTTGCCTCCGTCGCCACGCGGAAAACTTCCACGCGACTTAACGCCAGCACCGCGGCGCCAGAACCACACGACTTCGCCGTACGCTTCCGGCGCATACGTCCTTGCGCCTTCCGCGTCCACCGCATCTCACCGCACGTTCGTGACGATCGCGAGCGCCCCTCAATGGGTGAGACGGGCGAAAATATGCCGATGATTTGCCCCGGAAGTTAAGCGGAATATTTTTGATTCTTTTTGCTTCCCGGGCTTGACAAGATTTCGGAAAATCAGAACTGATTTGCCCGGTCGGGTTGATGTGACGCAGGCCGCCGCACGAGAAATCGCGCTTGAGAGCCGGCTGCTGAATACCGGACATATCGAGTATTCGATATTTCGGATAACATAGATCCAATTGGACCTCGAAAAAATTCATTTCACCGCTCGCCGGTGCGAGCCACCTGCCCGCTCCATGCCAAAACCGCGCAGCATCTCGATTTCACCTTGCACCCAAAGTTTGCGCGTTACAGTTAGTTACGGAGATTGCAAATGGCCGAACAACAAATCCGGTTCGATGACGGCGCTGCCTACGAGCAGTTGATGGGGGTTTGGAGCCGGAAAGTCGGGGAAGTCTTCCTGGACTGGCTGGCTCCATCGCGAGACTTGCGGTGGATCGACATCGGCTGCGGTAATGGCGCATTCACCGAACTCCTGATCGAACGGTGCGCGCCCGCGGAAGTACAAGGTATCGATCCCTCGGAAGGGCAATTGGCGTTCGCTCGCCTGAGACCGGCGGCACGCCTGGCGAATTTTCGCCAAGGCGACGCAATGGCGCTTCCCTTTCCCGCCGAGCAGTTTGATGCAGCCGTCATGGCGCTGGTCCTTGTCTTCGTTCCCGAGCCAACGGGAGGCGTCGAAGAAATGGTTCGCGTGGTTCGCCCGGGCGGGACGGTCGCGACCTATATATGGGACATGATGGGTGGCGGATTCCCGCTGGATCCCGTCCACATCGAGATGCGTGCGATGGGCCTTGCGCCACCGCGCCCGCCGCGAATGGACGCGTCCCGAACGGAGGAGCTACGAAACTTGTGGTCGGGCGCCGGCCTTGAGGCTGTGGAGACACGGGAGATCACCGTGCAACGGACCTACGCGAGTTTCGACGAGTTCTGGACGATCAACCTGAAAGCGCCCTCGATTGCCCCTATCCTTGCCGCCATGCCATCGGCAGATGTCGACCTGCTCAAGAGCCGGATACGCGCCCGCCTTCCCGAGGCCCACGACGGCCGCATGACGTGCGACGCTCGTGCGCACGCCATCAGGGGACGCAAACCAAATTAACCGGACCGGCGAACCAGCCGCGGACCAGGCTGGAAGCCCCGAACACGCGGGCGCCAACGACGCCGCATTCATTGATTGATGTCATTCCGGGCGGCATCGAGCCCGCGGCGCGCTGGAAGCGAGCCCCGTCAAAGCCACCTGCTATTTCGTCGCCTCGTCGGTTATGTCGTTCAAGACCTTCGTGAACGCCGCGTAGTTGGGCGGAGTCTCCAGTCCATGCCGCGGGTAGATTGTTTTATACAGATAGTCGGCCGAATTATAAGACAGCCATACCTTGCCCTGATCATCCTCCCAAACAAGCGCCTTCGGAGGATTGTCGATCGCCAGCTTTGGCGTCTTTGCCATAACCGGCGTGCCGAGTTTCGGATTGCCGAAGATGACCACCGTGCGTGGGCGCATATCAATGCCGAATTTCTTTCCCGCAGCAGCGTGGTCGATTTCGGTGAACACAATGAACCCTGCGCCTTCCCTTGATTTCACCGCCGCCGCAAACCGCGAAATGGTATCCTTCACCGAGTGGTTGCTGGACTTGGTAATGATACCGTCGTCCGCCGAAGCCGGCGTCACAAACAGAAGTGCCAAGAAAACGAAAATGAATTTCATCGGACTTCTCCCAACCGGGTTTCAGATTTTCAGGTAACCGACACCACCCTTCGCGTGCGACTTGCCAATACAGCTTCATAAGATTCTAGAACCGCGTGGTCAGATTAGTCAGCCATTCCGGCGAAACTTCGACCAGGAGGGTTTCAAGCGCCTTGTCCGTCCCCGAGATGACGAGCATGCCGACGACGAGAAGCAAAAGGCCGAGCACAAATTTCATTCCGCTGCCGGCGGCTAACAATCGGCCACGCCAGCGCGCCATCGTTTCCCGGGAGAGCCATCCCAGCCCCAGCAGTGGCAATGCCGCGCCGATGCCAAACGCAAACATCGTCAGCGCTACCTGGCCAAGATCCTTGCCTTGAGCGGCAAGCAAGGACGCTGCTCCAAGTGTCGGCCCCACGCATGGGCTCCATACCGCTCCCAGCAGCACCCCGATCCAAAACTGTCCAGCAACGCCGTCCGCGCGGCTCGTGAGCAACCTGCCATCGGCCCAATTCCCGATTGGGCCCGCTGCAACTGCGATCTGCGCCTGTAACCGCGGAACGACGAGCACGATGCCGACAAGCATGATCAGCGTCGCCGCGACGTAGCGCAGCCGGTCGGCATCCAATCCGATCGAGTGGCCCGCCGTTGCCAGAATAATCCGATGCCGACGAATGAGAGGCACAATCCGGCAGCAAGCGCCAAAGGTCCCTGACGATGACTGGATGCCGCAGCACCCAGGACGATTGGAAGTATCGGGAGCACGCAAGGTGAAAGGATCGAAAGGATTCCTGCGAGAAACGCCAAAAACGTACTGCCGATCGTCATCGCCGTTTCCCCATCTCCTAGTCACCTTTTCCGCCACGCTCGACGACGAAGTCAGACGGCTTTCCCGACCATGGCGAAGATCGAGTCCCGCTTGGTATCGCCGACCGAGCGGGCCGCTTCCTTGTCGCCCTTGAAGGCAATCAGGGTCGATTGCGCGCGGACGCCGAAGCGATTGAGCAGATCCTTCTGGCTGTCGAAGTCGATGACGAAATAGATGAGATCCTTGAACCTTGGATCAGCCCTCAGATCGCTCAGGATCGGGGCCTGCGCCTTGCAGGTCGGGCACCACGGCGCATGAACCGCAATCAGAATTGGCTTGCCGGCCTTCTGGGCCGCGGCGAAGGCCTTGGCATCGAACGCATGCGCGTTATCCGCGAACGCCGGCGCAGCGGCGAGCGTTCCGGCAACAAACACGGCTCCAAGAATGGATCGGCGGGTCAGCATGGCATTCTCCTTGTTGATCTGGATGAATTACGTTTCGGGGGCCGCAAACGTTACGCGCCCGCAGCAGCAGCGGCATCTATTTTCGCGAGGTTCAAGACTGGAGGTTCGAGGCAGCCGCGGCAAAGGTTAGCGGCCAGGCGAAAAATTCTTGTCTGTCGTGGCCGGGCGGGCGGGTGTATCCAGACAGGCATCGGGTCAGGAGAACGAACCTTCAAGATGCCGGGTCGCAGTAAGGAAAATCCTCCCTGTTCCGAGACTCCCAGGCTGACGCTGGTTCGTACGCCTGCGTCGATCACCGGGCAAGGTTCCCGCGGGCAATGGTCGGCGCTTATGGCGCGTGCCCAGGATGGCGATCGCGAGGCTTATCGCACCCTGCTTACGGAAGTTGAGCCCTATGTCCGGTCGATCGCCATCAAATATCTGAGATCGTCAAGCGATCTCGAAGACGCGGTCCAGGATGTCCTGATGACGGTCCATTCGATCAGACAAACCTACGACCCGAAGCGGCCGTTCGGACCCTGGCTGGTCGCCATCGCCCATCGCCGCATCATCGACCAGTTGCGCCGTCAAACCCGGCGCAGGTCTCGCGAGATTGAACTGTCGACCGAGCATGAAACCTTTGCCGCCCCTCCGGCGAAGCTATTCGGTGAGAGGTCGGTTGAGATTGCTCTCGTGGGCGCAATCGACAAGCTGCCGCCCGACCAACGCGACGCGATCAGAATGATGAAGCTCGAAGAGATGTCGCTGAAGGAGGCGTCGCAAGCCAGCGGCCGGTCGATTTCTGCCCTGAAGGTCGCGACCCATCGCGCCATCAGAAACCTGCGCAAGTTGCTGAAAGGCGAATTGTCGTGAGGAAAACGTCCGAACTCATCGATACGCTTGTCGAGTCGGCAACTCCAGTCCGAAGGCTGGCTCCTCCGCTATGGCGTACCTGCATCTGGCTCGCGCTGGCTGCCCTCATCCTGGCGCTGCTCTGCGTCGTACACGGCGTGCGGCCGGATCTTTCAATGCGGCTGAGGCAGCCGGTTTTTGTTGTCAGCATGTTTGGCGCGCTTGCGACGGCCGTGCTGGCGGCATTGGCGTCTTTCAAGCTGAACCTGCCGGAGTCTCCGCGCCGGTGGCTGTTGTTGCCGCTGCCGGGATTCGCGGTATGGGTGTCGACGATCGGCTATGGTTGCCTGACCGATTGGGTCAGCATGAGCCCGGATGGAATCCGGATGGGCGAAGCCGCCCGTTGCTTTGCAACGCTCCTGATGACCAGCGTGCCTCTGTCGGTCGTAATGCTGATCATGTTGCGCTACGCGGCGCCATTGCGGCCGACCATGGTGAGCACGGTGGGAGGACTGGCGGTCGCCGCCATGACATCGTTCGCGCTATCTCTCCTGCACAGTCTCGATGCGACGATCATGATCCTGATATGGAATCTCGGCATGGCCGCCTTGATCGCCGGAATGGCCAGTGCGCTCGGCCGGCCAATGCTGGCATGGGCCGCCGGACGGGTCATGCCGTTGCTGCCGCCGCAACTATCGAAGCCGCAATGACTCCCGTATTCTGGTCCGAGAACGACCCATGCATTGCACTCAGTCAATAGCCGTTCACGGGCTGCGCGGCCTGGGAGCCATTATCCTGCTCGTGTTGGCTTTTGCCTGTGGCAGTGCTTACGGCTGGCTCGTTCTGCCTCTGCTGATCGGTGCCGTCTTGCTTCTCGGCGGTTGCCCGGGATGCTGGCTGACGGGCCTCTTTGAGGCCATTCGGGCAAGACGCAACTCCGATGTCGGGCCGATGAGTTAACGAGTTTGGGAGATGACGGCGTCGAAAGCTCACGCAAAAACGCGGCGCCTAAGCGCCGCGTTACATTGTGAGTCATCGACGTCATTCCGGGGCGATGCCCAGCACCGAACCCGGAACGACGCGGCGTCGTCAGCCCGCCGCCTGCGCCGGCATGTCGCGCTGGCGCTTCATGACGATCTTGTTGAGCGCGCCGAGATAGGCCTTTGCCGAGGCGACCAGCGTGTCCGGGTCCGCGGCGCGCGCCGTCATCGAACGGCCCTCATGAGAGAGCCGCACCGAGACTTCGGCCTGGGCGTCGGTGCCTTCGGTGACGGCGTGAACCTGGTACAGCTCCAGCTTTGCTTCGTGCGGCACCAGCCGCTTGATGCAATTGAACACGGCGTCGACCGGGCCGTTGCCCTCGGCTTCCTCGATCCTGGTCTGACCCTCGACGTCGAGTTTCATGGTGGCGCGCTGCGGACCATGGGTGCCGGCGATCACCGTCAGCGAGGTCAGCTTGATGCGATCGTGCGAGGCCGCCATTTCCTCGTCGACCAACGCCTCGATGTCTTCGTCGTAGATGTCCTTCTTGCGGTCGGCCAGCGCCTTCATCCGCGCAAAGGCATCTTCGAGCTGGTTCGGGCCGAGCTTGTAGCCCATCTCTTCCAGCTTGTGGACGAACGCATGACGCCCGGAATGCTTGCCCAGCACCAGCGAGGACTGCTTCAGGCCGACCATCTCGGGCCGCATGATCTCGTAGGTCGAGGCGTCCTTCAGCACGCCGTCCTGATGGATGCCGCTCTCGTGGGCGAAGGCGTTACGGCCGACAATCGCCTTGTTGTACTGCACCGGGAACGAGGTCGCCGCCGAGACCAGCTTCGAGGCGCGCGTCAACTGCGTGGTATCGATCTTGTTCCACCACGGAAACTTGTCGTTGCGCACGTTGATCGCCATCACGATCTCTTCGAGCGCAGCGTTGCCCGCCCGCTCGCCGATGCCGTTGACGGTGCATTCGACCTGGCGGGCGCCGCCGGCGATGCCGGCCAGCGAGTTCGCCACCGCCATGCCGAGGTCGTTATGGCAGTGGACCGAGAAGATCGCCTTGTCGGAGTTCGGCACCCGCTCGATCAGCGTCCTCATGAAGTGGGTGTATTCCTCCGGCACGGTATAGCCGACGGTATCGGGAATGTTCACCGTGGTGGCGCCGGCCTTGATGACGGCCTCGACGATGCGGCAGAGGAAATCCATCTCGCTGCGGGTGCCGTCCTCGGCCGACCATTCGACGTCGTCGATCTGGTTGCGGGCGCGGGTGACGTTGGCGATCGAAAGCTCGACCACCTGCTCCGGTGTCATGTTCAGCTTGACGCGCATGTGCAGCGGCGAGGTCGCGATCACGGTGTGGACGCGGCCGCGTTTTGCGAACTTCACCGCCTCGGCGCAGCGGTCGATGTCCTTGGGATGCGCCCGCGACAGGCCGGCGATGACGGCGTTCTTGGAGCGGCGGGCGATCTCGCTGACCGCCTGAAAATCGCCTTCCGAGGTGATCGGGAAACCGGCCTCGATGACGTCGACACCCATGTCGTCGAGCATTTCGGCGACCTCGAGCTTTTCCTCGAACGTCATGGTCGCGCCCGGGCACTGCTCGCCGTCACGCAGGGTGGTGTCGAAAATGATGACGCGGTCCTTCTCGGACTTGTTGGCGGTGGTCATGTTCTGAATTCCTTTTGGGTAGTAGCGCCGCCTCTCATGGGCGCTGAAGGGTCTGGTGATCTCGCGCGAACCCCTGAGTGCCCAGGCGCAAACGCCCAGACGGCCCTCAGGGGCCGATAAGAAGCAGAAGCCCGCCAAGAAGCAGGGTGGGCGCGGACGCAGCCGGGCGAACAGGGGCAGCCTTGGCCGCTCCACCCCGAACTCCATGCTTTTGGCTGCGAATCAGCATTGCCAGACCCTTTTGGACGCTCAAATCTCGGCTAAAACCGTTGACGGTTCGTTGCCGGGACGCCGTTCCGGGGTTGTTCTAGACGAGAATGTTGGCCGGCCGCAATGCCAAAAGAGGGTCAGAATAGGTGACCTAATGGCCAAGGATACGGGGCTGCGGTCAGGCATCCGGAAGCACTTTCCGACGTTACCAACCTGTAGCGTCAGGTGAGCAACACATGGGCGTTGAGACCGAAATCAAGTTCCGTATGCCTAGGCGCAATCTCGGGTCCAGTCCCAGATTGACCGTGCCCGGCTGCAAAATCGGCAAGCGCTCGGAGAGCGATCTGCTGTCGACCTATTTCGA belongs to Bradyrhizobium icense and includes:
- a CDS encoding Spy/CpxP family protein refolding chaperone, which gives rise to MRKFTIAAVAVLAIAGSTAVYAQHRHWGYGHMRMSPEDRAAYADARIAAVHAGLKLTADQEKLWPPVEAAVREFAKLKIDRANARMNAARDDSSQQKPDDPVSRLRDRAENMGAMATAMKKIADVADPLYKTLDDSQKRRLAVLTHMDRIGGREGWRHHRFEREMGRDRDFGRHHGYGRDRYDRDDGPARGGPERL
- a CDS encoding TRAP transporter large permease, giving the protein MTSFIIFGLLILLMLTGMPISIALGLTVLTVIYTMTNVPTESVALKLFTGIDNFEIMAIPFFILAGNFLTHGGVARRMIDFATSMVGHWYGGLGLAGVMACALFAAVSGSSPATVIAIGAIMLPAMVKQGFPRRFGAGVITTSGALGILIPPSIVMVIYCVATGGSIALDPAGQRVSSASVGQMFIAGVIPGMMMATLLGVTTFYRAWRNDYPRLQRASWGERFTAFRKCMWGLLLIVIVLGGIYAGIFTPTEAAAISAVYAFVIAVFVYRDMSLRDVPKVLLGSANMSAMILYIITNAVLFSFLMANENIPQHIANWITSVGVNWIIFLLIVNVLLLLAGNFMEPSSIVLIMAPILFPVAVKLGIHPVHLGILMVVNMEVGMCHPPVGLNLYVASGIAKMGITELTIAVWPWLLTMLIFLGIVTYVPEISLWLPRALGML
- a CDS encoding class I SAM-dependent methyltransferase; amino-acid sequence: MAEQQIRFDDGAAYEQLMGVWSRKVGEVFLDWLAPSRDLRWIDIGCGNGAFTELLIERCAPAEVQGIDPSEGQLAFARLRPAARLANFRQGDAMALPFPAEQFDAAVMALVLVFVPEPTGGVEEMVRVVRPGGTVATYIWDMMGGGFPLDPVHIEMRAMGLAPPRPPRMDASRTEELRNLWSGAGLEAVETREITVQRTYASFDEFWTINLKAPSIAPILAAMPSADVDLLKSRIRARLPEAHDGRMTCDARAHAIRGRKPN
- a CDS encoding TRAP transporter substrate-binding protein is translated as MRKLILAAASIAALTLIGPAAAQSPIVIKFSHVVATNTPKGLAAEKFKELAEKYTEGKVKVEVYPNSQLYKDKEELEALQLGAVQMLAPSNAKFGPIGVKEFEVFDLPYILPDLATVRKVTDGPLGTRLLKLLEPKGMTGLAYWDNGFKQMSANKKLISPADYRGLKFRIQSSKVLEAQFRGLGVVPQVMAFSEVYQALQTGVVDGQENTWSNIYTQKMHEVQKYITNTNHGYIGYIVVVNKKFWDGLPADIRAQCEKAMKEATAYGNGQSQKENDDALAEIVKSGKSEIIKLTPEQDSAMRKAMESVYKDVAGRVGQGVIDEFMKEAKGATN
- a CDS encoding IS1182 family transposase is translated as MTSDARFIRADRTQTQWDFVDLEALVPSDHRARIVVSFVESLDLSRLYEAIKAREGEPGRPPPDPAVLLALWLYATIEGVGSARQLERLARHDPAYRWIAGGVPLNYHGLADFRVAHVEVLDRLLTESVTALIAEGVVSLAEIAVDGTKVRANASRESFKSGSRLDRIEAAVERRLAALKAETESDPEASSRRKRAAQERGSREVKESAARARAALERMRAEKAKREKTHAKDEAKKSEPKVSLSDPQARSMRFPDGAIRPAYNAQIAVVPRPGIIVAVEMTDRRNDAGLAMPMVDQLVKRYGKAPQTLLIDTRYATAEDIATLSEHAAGPVKVYTPPPSDRQDVKPETLVRRTRERAREPDSVKEWRSRMATQAGTDVYARRKLIERINANLKNHGFGFIPVRGLIKAAAVALWHALANNLLAAHRLRGRPT
- a CDS encoding TRAP transporter small permease, whose translation is MLLRILDRLEEILIATLMALATFIIFLAVCHRYLLGVPFLFPILFPINLSWAQELCIYMFVWVAKFGAAYGVRTGIHVGVDVVVNQVRPPWKNAIVLFGLLCGAFFTAVIGTMGAHFVYGLYYTDQVSPDLEIPSWFVYLCIPLGSYLMCFRFLQVAYRYFFTGDLPHHDHAHVEGVDVEAPGAGAAEVTR